From a region of the Babesia bovis T2Bo chromosome 1, whole genome shotgun sequence genome:
- a CDS encoding SmORF protein (Small Open Reading Frame (SmORF)) produces the protein MVNLNTLPRICVVVVFGYSATVTSTEVAQEKPRKESLDSGFFHKNDKPSTELPEVEESPMCSVEWYLLPKPENRVCLLEKLPFDVAKDVPWDCDEPIEPSLEKRIRKFFSLRGLIFTSMSSYPGLDEINNVGQTTQGSLDGSFSSKEDEPSSKSQEVPEPENMDSQEETDTAGPPKFSVEWYLLPKPENRKHLRNELPFDLAVALPEDCNEPILPVVEKRIRKFFSLSGKNQRLLRVHSYCWIG, from the coding sequence ATGGTAAATCTTAACACATTACCAAGGATCTGTGTAGTTGTGGTATTTGGGTACTCTGCCACTGTCACATCTACTGAGGTAGCCCAGGAGAAACCTAGGAAGGAATCATTGGACAGTGGATTCTTTCATAAGAATGATAAACCGTCCACTGAACTTCCAGAGGTAGAGGAGTCACCCATGTgctctgttgaatggtatctcTTACCCAAGCCGGAAAACAGAGTATGTCTTCTTGAGAAGTTGCCATTTGATGTGGCCAAAGACGTTCCTTGGGACTGTGATGAACCCATAGAGCCCTCTCTGgaaaaacgtattaggAAGTTCTTCTCATTGAGAGGTTTGATATTCACAAGTATGAGTTCATATCCTGGACTTGATGAAATCAATAACGTTGGCCAAACCACGCAGGGATCATTGGATGGCAGTTTCTCAAGCAAGGAAGACGAACCTTCCTCTAAATCTCAAGAGGTACCGGAACCAGAGAATATGGACAGTCAAGAAGAGACTGATACGGCAGGTCCACCTAAATTTTCTGTTGAGTGGTATTTGTTACCCAAGCCGGAAAACAGAAAACATCTTCGTAACGAGTTGCCATTTGACCTAGCAGTTGCTCTGCCAGAggactgtaatgaaccaatatTGCCTGTAGTAGAGAAACGCATTAGGAAGTTTTTTTCATTGAGTGGGAAAAATCAGAGACTATTGCGTGTACATTCATATTGTTGGATTGGTTGA